From Chaetodon auriga isolate fChaAug3 chromosome 10, fChaAug3.hap1, whole genome shotgun sequence, a single genomic window includes:
- the LOC143327406 gene encoding putative glutamate receptor has product MKGCMALVFCVAALTAWIITADAKELSITTIKEDPYTMSRGSELEGYCIDLISQLSKKLGFKYKLHLVKDNRYGAMDASGNWNGMIGEVIRGEADLALAPLTLTAVREQVVDMTTPFMQTGIGFILRKDLASEESTFSLLSPFSTDMWVGILIAFLLTGVCIFLVGRISPTEWAEPDTEEHSFTLLHSFWYITGALTLQGAGPHPKALSGRLVSAIWWLFAVLLLACYFGNLTSSLHSNSKHVSIKGFEDLANQDMIDYGTLKAGSTMHFFKNSNNPVYRRIYQHMERKKSFVSSMEEGVRRAQEGNFAFIGEAVSLDLAVARYCKLTRSQEVISMRAYSIAAPQGSPLVKNLTIAILQLSESGELAYLRDKWWASSCVDANGAQTTEALHPHDLRGLFLLLGLGLGVGLLLALLELLSRARNQAKDGKKSCCSVLTSELNRRFGSGGESAEQDSTDKSKA; this is encoded by the exons ATGAAAGGCTGCATGGCTTTGGTCTTCTGTGTAGCAGCCCTGACTGCATGGATAATCACTGCAG ATGCCAAGGAGTTATCCATCACTACTATAAAG gAAGACCCATACACCATGAGCAGAGGCTCTGAGCTGGAGGGCTACTGCATCGATCTGATCTCTCAGCTCTCCAAGAAGCTAGGATTCAAGTACAAACTGCACCTGGTGAAAGACAACCGCTACGGAGCCATGGATGCCAGCGGCAACTGGAACGGCATGATTGGCGAGGTCATCAGAGGG GAGGCTGACCTAGCTTTGGCCCCGCTGACCCTCACTGCAGTAAGAGAGCAGGTTGTGGATATGACCACCCCCTTCATGCAGACAGGCATTGGCTTCATTCTTCGCAAAGACTTGGCCTCTGAAGAAAGCACCTTCAGCCTGCTGTCACCCTTCTCCACTGACATGTGGGTTGGTATCCTCATTGCATTCCTGCTAACGGGTGTCTGCATATTCCTGGTGGGCAG GATCAGCCCCACTGAATGGGCTGAGCCAGACACGGAGGAACACAGCTTCACGTTACTGCACAGCTTCTGGTACATCACAGGAGCTCTTACCCTGCAAG GTGCTGGCCCTCACCCTAAAGCCCTGTCTGGACGGCTGGTCAGCGCCATCTGGTGGTTGTTTGCTGTATTGCTGCTGGCCTGCTACTTCGGCAACTTAACCTCCTCGTTGCACTCCAACAGCAAACATGtgtccattaagggctttgaGGACCTCGCTAACCAGGATATGATCGATTATGGCACACTCAAAGCTGGATCCACCATGCATTTCTTTAAG aaTTCCAACAACCCCGTATACCGCCGTATCTACCAGCACATGGAGCGTAAGAAGAGCTTTGTGTCCAGCATGGAGGAGGGTGTTCGCCGTGCCCAGGAGGGAAACTTCGCCTTCATTGGTGAAGCAGTGTCCCTGGACTTGGCAGTGGCTCGCTACTGTAAATTGACCCGTTCACAGGAAGTCATTTCCATGAGAGCCTACTCAATCGCAGCACCTCAGG GTTCCCCGCTGGTCAAAAACCTAACCATAGCCATCCTCCAGCTCAGTGAGTCTGGCGAGCTGGCATACTTGCGGGACAAGTGGTGGGCCAGCAGCTGTGTGGATGCCAACGGGGCCCAAACCACTGAGGCCCTTCACCCCCATGACCTGCGgggcctcttcctcctcctgggCCTGGGACTGGGTGTCGGCCTCTTGCTGGCGCTGCTCGAGCTCCTGTCCAGGGCCCGCAACCAAGCTAAGGATGGCAAG aAATCATGCTGCTCAGTGTTGACATCAGAGCTGAACCGGCGATTCGGCAGTGGAGGGGAAAGTGCAGAGCaagacagcacagacaaaagCAAGGCCTAA